One part of the Phycisphaeraceae bacterium genome encodes these proteins:
- the lpxK gene encoding tetraacyldisaccharide 4'-kinase, translated as MARRKGLGDPGSGPVPAWLGRPLEGVYARAVARRNRKWDDGVGVTRLPVPVVSVGNLSVGGTGKTPMVVHVTRTLLAAGRRPCVAMRGYMRSFRLSGAAPGETVRSDEARMYAELLPGVPVVAQPDRIAGVRGLLERGVMVDCVVLDDGFQHRRLARDLDIVLIDASRSPFEDRLLPAGWLREPAGSLRRAGAVVITHAEMVGEDRLRAIEMSVRETNPGAMVATARHEWTGLLVARPGAGADVTEPVEWLAGQRAVGVCAIGNPAGFLRGVVETGTELVGEVVLPDHDPYRAWTVNRIMETVRLRRAGVIVTTEKDWAKLREVPMWPCPVARAQLEMAFVEGEGALDALVVGAVGPTSARIGPPGDAESACVRR; from the coding sequence ATGGCGCGCCGTAAGGGCCTGGGCGATCCCGGCAGCGGCCCTGTGCCGGCGTGGCTCGGCCGTCCGCTGGAGGGGGTGTACGCGCGGGCGGTGGCGCGCCGGAATCGGAAGTGGGATGACGGCGTCGGGGTGACGAGGCTGCCCGTGCCGGTGGTGAGCGTCGGCAACCTGTCGGTCGGCGGGACGGGCAAGACGCCGATGGTGGTGCACGTGACGCGGACGCTGCTCGCGGCGGGTCGCCGGCCGTGCGTCGCAATGCGAGGGTACATGCGGAGTTTCAGGCTCTCCGGGGCGGCGCCGGGGGAGACGGTGCGGTCCGATGAGGCGCGGATGTACGCGGAGTTGCTGCCGGGGGTGCCGGTGGTTGCACAGCCGGACCGGATTGCCGGGGTGCGGGGGCTGCTTGAGCGGGGCGTGATGGTCGACTGCGTGGTGCTCGATGATGGGTTCCAGCACCGGCGGCTGGCGCGGGATCTCGACATCGTGCTGATCGATGCCTCGCGGTCGCCGTTCGAGGACCGGCTGCTGCCGGCGGGGTGGCTGCGGGAGCCTGCGGGCTCGCTGCGGCGGGCGGGCGCGGTGGTAATCACCCACGCGGAGATGGTAGGTGAGGACCGGCTGCGGGCGATCGAGATGAGCGTGCGCGAGACGAATCCCGGCGCGATGGTCGCGACGGCGCGGCACGAGTGGACCGGGCTGCTGGTGGCGCGGCCGGGCGCCGGGGCGGATGTGACGGAGCCGGTGGAGTGGCTCGCCGGTCAGCGGGCGGTGGGGGTGTGCGCGATCGGCAACCCGGCTGGATTCCTGAGGGGAGTGGTCGAGACCGGGACGGAGCTGGTCGGGGAGGTTGTGCTGCCGGACCACGACCCGTACCGGGCGTGGACGGTGAACCGGATCATGGAGACGGTGCGGCTGCGGCGGGCGGGGGTGATCGTGACGACGGAGAAGGACTGGGCCAAGCTGCGGGAGGTGCCGATGTGGCCGTGCCCGGTGGCGCGGGCGCAGCTGGAGATGGCCTTCGTTGAGGGGGAGGGGGCGCTGGATGCGCTGGTGGTCGGTGCGGTGGGCCCGACTTCGGCCCGCATCGGGCCGCCCGGCGACGCGGAGAGCGCCTGCGTGCGGCGCTAG
- a CDS encoding Maf family protein, protein MPKVYLASRSPRRRRLLAEHGIDHDVIAAIIDDGGLESGAVAPEHWVKALAYLKAAVAREAMTCGDAVPGAAVVLGADTVVVKGTRLIGQARNSEHALEIIRSLENGEHRVVTGVAMIDLATGAREMYSDQSTVRVGEIGGERIGAYVASGQWLGKAGAYNLYERIEDGWPIDFVGDPTTIMGLPMESLPGRLERFSQRVAAGRAGDRWGLTRV, encoded by the coding sequence ATGCCGAAGGTATACCTGGCGAGCAGGTCGCCGCGGCGGCGCCGGCTCCTCGCGGAGCACGGCATCGATCACGATGTCATCGCGGCGATCATCGACGACGGCGGGCTTGAGTCCGGCGCCGTGGCGCCGGAGCACTGGGTGAAGGCGCTGGCGTACCTCAAGGCGGCGGTCGCGCGCGAGGCGATGACCTGCGGCGACGCTGTGCCGGGGGCGGCGGTGGTTCTCGGGGCGGATACGGTCGTTGTGAAGGGGACGCGGCTGATCGGGCAGGCCCGGAACTCCGAGCATGCGCTGGAGATCATCCGCTCGCTGGAGAACGGCGAGCACCGGGTGGTGACAGGGGTGGCGATGATCGACCTGGCGACCGGGGCGCGGGAGATGTACTCAGATCAGTCGACGGTCCGGGTCGGCGAGATCGGCGGGGAGCGGATCGGGGCGTACGTGGCGTCCGGTCAGTGGCTGGGGAAGGCCGGGGCGTACAACCTCTATGAGCGCATCGAGGACGGGTGGCCGATTGACTTCGTTGGCGACCCCACCACGATCATGGGATTGCCGATGGAGTCGCTGCCCGGGCGGCTCGAGCGGTTTTCCCAACGGGTCGCGGCCGGCCGCGCGGGGGACCGATGGGGCCTAACCCGGGTGTAG
- a CDS encoding YbaY family lipoprotein, with protein MRPALLALVLLAAAVFVPACQKEKPPPPGQLFLSGTVTYADKMAISKDAIVDIALRDVTQADAPSKTVAIERFAAKDQVPIPFQLAYDPGRIDPLRRYALEATISVNAKVLFSTTSPVPVLTQGARDSDVVVTVTRTP; from the coding sequence ATGCGACCCGCCCTGCTCGCCCTCGTCCTGCTCGCCGCGGCCGTCTTCGTCCCCGCATGCCAGAAGGAGAAGCCACCGCCCCCCGGCCAGTTGTTCCTCAGCGGAACCGTCACCTACGCCGACAAGATGGCGATCTCCAAGGACGCCATCGTCGACATTGCCCTCCGCGACGTCACCCAGGCCGACGCCCCATCCAAGACCGTGGCCATCGAGCGTTTCGCCGCGAAGGACCAAGTCCCGATCCCCTTCCAACTCGCCTACGACCCCGGCCGAATCGACCCGCTCCGCCGCTACGCGCTCGAGGCGACCATCTCCGTCAACGCGAAGGTCCTCTTCAGCACCACATCACCAGTTCCCGTGCTGACCCAGGGCGCGCGGGATTCGGACGTAGTCGTCACGGTCACGCGGACGCCCTGA
- the tadA gene encoding Flp pilus assembly complex ATPase component TadA, translated as MPTFQLTGSNGTSVTVSPEGKPVTFGRHADNAVCLNDERLSRFHCIVEPDGEGGIRVRDLGSRNGTKVNGLRVTDAPLTTGDVLKLGSHEFTVEAEATLKERQAEARLKAPLSDAPWMSDLRELIDMLPPKGGLDDKVTMIDGRGKPSEALHAENAGPVAVRLLLLAASKSRATDIHIEPKGDTAHVRLRVDGQMVSILDLPNQVCELAYGLIKNACQFQAAGKEAVLDGHISTRIQSTGSNGAAGGRRVDYRISFTPSMHGQKLVVRILDARDAPKNLGEVDLPPYMYDRIRKVCQQDAGMLMVCGPTGSGKTTTLYNALREIDRATKNVVTIEDPVEYHIEGVTQIPIDERRGNTFGSLLRSVLRQDPDVILVGEIRDEETARTAMQAAMTGHLVFSTVHAKDTMSSVFRLLDLKVEAYLVANSLEVILAQRLVRLLCENCKRAVPVSPAQATRMGRYLENQKQVYVATGCQQCLRTGYRGRRAIFELLDFTDELRDVVLGGATIQSMKKVIESGLFTTLVQSGWQLVARGVTTLEEVDRVATVR; from the coding sequence ATGCCAACCTTTCAGTTAACTGGATCAAACGGGACGAGCGTGACGGTGTCGCCGGAGGGAAAGCCGGTGACCTTCGGCCGGCACGCGGACAACGCGGTCTGCCTGAACGACGAGCGGCTGAGCCGGTTTCATTGCATCGTGGAGCCCGATGGTGAGGGGGGCATCCGGGTGCGGGACCTGGGGTCGAGGAACGGGACGAAGGTCAACGGGCTGCGCGTGACCGATGCGCCGCTGACGACTGGGGACGTGCTGAAACTGGGGAGCCACGAGTTCACGGTGGAGGCGGAGGCGACACTGAAGGAGCGGCAGGCGGAGGCGCGGCTGAAGGCGCCGCTGAGCGATGCGCCGTGGATGAGCGATCTGCGGGAACTGATCGACATGCTGCCCCCCAAGGGAGGGCTGGACGACAAGGTCACGATGATCGACGGTCGCGGGAAGCCCAGCGAGGCGTTGCACGCGGAGAACGCCGGGCCGGTTGCGGTGCGGCTGCTGCTGCTGGCGGCGAGCAAGAGCCGCGCGACGGATATCCATATCGAGCCCAAGGGAGATACGGCGCACGTGAGGCTGCGCGTGGACGGGCAGATGGTGAGCATCCTGGACCTGCCCAACCAGGTGTGCGAACTGGCGTACGGGCTGATCAAGAACGCGTGCCAGTTCCAGGCGGCGGGGAAGGAGGCGGTGCTCGACGGGCATATTTCGACGCGGATCCAGAGCACCGGATCGAACGGGGCCGCGGGCGGGCGGCGGGTGGACTATCGGATCTCGTTCACGCCGAGCATGCACGGGCAGAAACTGGTGGTGCGGATCCTCGATGCGCGGGATGCTCCGAAGAACCTCGGCGAGGTGGACCTGCCGCCGTACATGTACGACCGCATCCGGAAGGTGTGCCAGCAGGACGCCGGGATGCTGATGGTGTGCGGGCCGACGGGGAGCGGCAAGACGACGACGCTGTACAACGCCCTGCGCGAGATCGACCGGGCGACAAAGAACGTGGTGACGATCGAGGACCCGGTGGAGTACCACATCGAGGGGGTGACGCAGATCCCGATCGATGAGCGGCGGGGGAACACGTTCGGCAGCCTGCTGCGCAGCGTGCTGCGGCAGGACCCGGACGTGATCCTGGTTGGCGAGATCCGCGACGAGGAGACGGCGCGGACGGCGATGCAGGCCGCGATGACGGGGCACCTGGTCTTCTCGACGGTTCACGCGAAGGACACGATGAGCAGCGTGTTCCGGCTGCTGGACCTGAAGGTCGAGGCGTACCTGGTGGCGAACTCGCTGGAGGTGATCCTTGCACAGCGGCTGGTGCGGCTGCTCTGCGAGAACTGCAAGCGCGCGGTGCCGGTGTCGCCGGCGCAGGCGACGCGGATGGGGCGGTATCTGGAGAACCAGAAGCAGGTGTACGTGGCGACGGGGTGCCAGCAGTGCCTGCGGACGGGTTATCGCGGCCGGCGGGCGATCTTCGAACTGCTGGATTTCACGGATGAACTGCGGGACGTGGTCCTGGGAGGGGCGACGATCCAGTCGATGAAGAAGGTGATCGAGAGCGGTCTGTTCACGACGCTCGTGCAGAGCGGCTGGCAGCTGGTGGCGCGCGGCGTGACCACTCTGGAAGAGGTCGACCGGGTCGCAACGGTGCGGTGA
- the serS gene encoding serine--tRNA ligase, with the protein MIDLKQLRENPDRFRDGAAKKSIPVDFDRLLSLDEQRRALMTRQESLRAEQKKIEKDLGPQIGKLSGALKSAAPDDKPRLEAELAELKAKPARLKTEIQALDAQIAEVDPLLNAILLTVPQPPDADVPVGTSAEDNKELRRWNPAPTAAGPGFDTARSFEQNRGFKPKSHIQLVRDLGLADFERGVKLAGTRSYVLTGDGFLLHNAILRYAFDFMTLKQGFKAMSVPVLVREEAMVGTGFFPAGREQAYHIEESRRGGGYDQFLTGTGEVGLMGLHADEILSEDQLPLKYTTVSTCFRREAGAAGKDTAGLYRIHQFDKVEQVVICRADEAESRQWHKTMLGYVEQILQSLSLPYRLLQCCTGDLGPKNADMVDVECWMPGRDAAETPAGADPASPAGAYGETHSASRLYDFQCRRLNMRYKPAAGGPNVFCHSLNNTVAASPRILIPLLEIHQNKDGSVTIPEPLRPYMGGKDRIG; encoded by the coding sequence ATGATCGACCTCAAGCAACTCCGCGAAAACCCCGACCGATTCCGCGACGGCGCGGCGAAGAAATCCATCCCGGTCGACTTCGACCGTCTCCTCAGCCTCGATGAGCAGCGCCGGGCCCTGATGACCCGCCAGGAATCGCTCCGGGCCGAGCAGAAGAAGATCGAGAAGGACCTCGGCCCGCAGATCGGCAAACTCTCGGGCGCCCTCAAGTCGGCCGCCCCCGACGACAAGCCTCGCCTCGAGGCCGAACTCGCCGAACTCAAGGCCAAACCCGCCCGCCTCAAGACCGAGATCCAGGCCCTCGACGCCCAGATCGCCGAGGTCGATCCCCTGCTCAACGCCATCCTCCTCACCGTCCCCCAGCCCCCCGACGCCGATGTCCCCGTCGGCACCTCCGCCGAGGACAACAAGGAACTCCGCCGCTGGAACCCCGCGCCCACCGCGGCCGGTCCCGGCTTCGACACCGCCAGGTCCTTCGAGCAGAACAGGGGCTTCAAGCCCAAGTCCCACATCCAGCTCGTCCGCGACCTCGGCCTCGCCGATTTCGAACGCGGCGTCAAACTCGCCGGCACCCGCTCCTACGTCCTCACCGGCGACGGCTTCCTCCTCCACAACGCCATCCTCCGCTACGCCTTCGACTTCATGACCCTCAAGCAGGGCTTCAAGGCGATGTCCGTTCCCGTCCTCGTCCGCGAGGAGGCCATGGTCGGCACCGGCTTCTTTCCCGCCGGCCGCGAGCAGGCGTACCACATCGAGGAGTCCCGTCGCGGCGGCGGCTACGACCAGTTCCTCACCGGCACCGGCGAGGTCGGCCTCATGGGCCTGCACGCCGACGAGATCCTCAGCGAGGATCAACTCCCGCTGAAGTACACCACCGTCTCCACCTGCTTCCGGCGAGAGGCCGGCGCCGCGGGCAAGGATACCGCGGGCCTCTACCGCATCCACCAGTTCGACAAGGTCGAGCAGGTCGTCATCTGCCGCGCCGACGAGGCCGAGTCGCGCCAGTGGCACAAGACCATGCTCGGCTACGTCGAGCAGATCCTGCAATCCCTCTCCCTCCCCTACCGCCTGCTCCAGTGCTGCACCGGTGACCTCGGACCCAAGAACGCCGACATGGTCGACGTCGAATGCTGGATGCCCGGTCGCGATGCCGCCGAGACGCCCGCGGGCGCCGACCCCGCATCCCCCGCCGGCGCCTACGGCGAGACCCACTCTGCCTCCCGCCTCTACGACTTCCAGTGCCGCCGCCTCAACATGCGCTACAAGCCCGCGGCGGGCGGCCCCAACGTCTTCTGCCACTCCCTCAACAACACCGTCGCGGCCTCGCCCCGGATCCTCATCCCCCTCCTTGAGATCCACCAGAACAAGGACGGCTCGGTCACCATCCCCGAGCCCCTCCGCCCCTACATGGGCGGCAAGGACCGCATCGGCTGA
- a CDS encoding methyltransferase domain-containing protein, protein MAVDERAGGAEAEHVDTQQGYDRWAEIYDGEGNPLIALEEPVVTGLLGEVRGLEVVDLGCGTGRHAVRLAAAGARVTAVDFSEGMLARARTKAGAERVTWVRHDIGRPSPLADRCADRVICCLVLDHVHEVGALFREFVRLCRGDGAVVVSVMHPAMMLKGVQARFTDPATGREVRLASAPNLVSDYVMAAVGAGLRIEAMSEHTVDEELARRMPRAARYVGWPVLLAMRMSVA, encoded by the coding sequence ATGGCGGTGGACGAAAGGGCCGGAGGCGCCGAGGCGGAACATGTCGACACGCAGCAGGGGTACGACCGCTGGGCGGAGATCTATGACGGGGAGGGGAATCCGCTGATTGCGCTCGAGGAGCCTGTCGTGACGGGGCTTCTTGGTGAGGTGCGAGGGCTCGAGGTGGTGGACCTTGGGTGCGGCACGGGGCGTCACGCGGTGCGGCTTGCGGCGGCGGGGGCGAGGGTGACGGCGGTGGACTTTTCGGAGGGGATGCTGGCGCGGGCGAGGACGAAGGCGGGCGCCGAGAGGGTGACGTGGGTGCGGCATGACATCGGGCGGCCGTCGCCGCTGGCGGACCGGTGCGCGGACCGGGTGATCTGCTGCCTGGTGCTGGACCACGTGCACGAGGTGGGGGCGCTCTTCCGGGAGTTCGTGCGGCTGTGCCGTGGGGATGGGGCGGTGGTGGTGTCGGTGATGCACCCCGCGATGATGCTCAAGGGGGTGCAGGCGAGATTCACGGACCCGGCGACGGGGCGGGAGGTACGGCTCGCGAGTGCGCCGAACCTGGTGAGCGACTATGTGATGGCGGCGGTTGGGGCGGGGCTCCGGATCGAGGCGATGTCGGAGCACACGGTGGATGAGGAGTTGGCGAGGCGGATGCCGCGGGCGGCGCGGTACGTGGGGTGGCCGGTGTTGCTGGCGATGCGGATGAGCGTTGCGTGA
- a CDS encoding glycosyltransferase family 4 protein produces MKREYTILHVLPDLEVGGGQQVVLRNIVGMQDLRGVGTSPASRFSHVVCSIRDGRGMLAQYEAGGVEVEFLGVAGVAGVMGGLRRLRRVVRERGIDLVHTNNTGADRFFGQLCALACGLPVVNTLHAEPPPTCTGDAAAVATLGFKDRLKVTGRDRLTAMTTRHFVAVSERVREAWAAYLRQIGKGEDRVSVVTSGLDTRRFRAEPATVGALRREILGERTGPVLMYVARLVAGKGHEHLTEVMRSVVAASPGAVLALVGDGERRGEIEGAFRAAGLGGCLRLLGDRHDVPLLLASCDLFVFPSLSEGFGLAVLEAMAAGKAVVAFDLPALREFVETDRRRESGVLVGLGDAAAMGDRAVEILRDGARMKTMGERGRRIVEERFSLRASVERLAGVYLKVLEGD; encoded by the coding sequence GTGAAGCGGGAGTACACGATCCTGCACGTCCTGCCGGATCTGGAGGTCGGCGGCGGGCAGCAGGTGGTGCTGCGGAACATCGTGGGAATGCAGGACCTTCGCGGCGTGGGGACGAGCCCGGCATCGAGGTTCTCGCACGTGGTGTGCAGCATCAGGGATGGGCGCGGGATGCTGGCGCAGTACGAGGCGGGCGGGGTGGAGGTGGAGTTTCTCGGGGTCGCGGGCGTGGCCGGGGTGATGGGGGGGCTCCGCAGGCTGCGGAGGGTGGTGCGCGAACGGGGGATCGACCTGGTCCACACGAACAACACCGGCGCGGACCGGTTCTTCGGGCAGCTCTGTGCGCTGGCGTGCGGGCTGCCGGTGGTGAACACGCTGCACGCGGAGCCGCCGCCCACCTGCACCGGGGACGCCGCGGCGGTGGCCACGCTGGGGTTCAAGGACCGCTTGAAAGTGACCGGGCGGGACCGGCTGACCGCGATGACGACGCGGCACTTCGTCGCGGTGTCGGAGCGGGTGAGGGAGGCGTGGGCGGCGTACCTGCGGCAGATCGGCAAGGGGGAGGATCGGGTGAGCGTGGTGACGTCGGGGCTGGACACGCGGCGGTTCCGCGCCGAGCCGGCGACGGTCGGCGCCCTTCGGCGCGAGATCCTCGGGGAACGAACAGGGCCGGTGCTGATGTACGTGGCGAGGCTGGTAGCGGGGAAGGGGCACGAGCACCTTACCGAGGTGATGCGGAGCGTGGTCGCCGCGTCACCCGGTGCAGTGCTCGCGCTGGTCGGGGACGGCGAGCGGCGCGGAGAGATCGAAGGGGCGTTCCGCGCGGCTGGGCTTGGGGGGTGCCTGCGGCTGCTGGGGGACCGGCACGATGTGCCGCTGCTGCTGGCGTCGTGCGACCTGTTCGTGTTCCCGAGCCTCTCGGAGGGGTTCGGGCTTGCGGTGCTGGAGGCGATGGCGGCGGGGAAGGCCGTGGTGGCGTTCGATCTGCCGGCGCTGCGGGAGTTTGTCGAGACGGATCGGAGGCGCGAGAGCGGGGTGCTGGTGGGCCTGGGGGACGCGGCGGCGATGGGGGATCGGGCGGTGGAGATCCTGCGCGATGGAGCGAGGATGAAGACGATGGGGGAGCGGGGACGGAGAATCGTGGAGGAGCGGTTCAGCCTGCGGGCCTCGGTGGAGCGGCTCGCGGGGGTGTACCTGAAGGTGCTGGAAGGAGATTGA
- a CDS encoding PIG-L family deacetylase yields MRRVVERFEAFKFGLMRAVLTLRGRDATLRAAERSAVVIAPHPDDETLGCGAVIMRKVGAGKRVRVVIVTDGRRSHDSKSVTAEELVAMRRREAIEACRVMGVGDDAVVFIGCPDQEVGARREETTRRLRAVIEAEAAAGGAEEVYSPSGIDRNADHRDIAAIVRDLAAAGRFAGDLLEYPVWFWTFRTWMGPGRVGVGSVVRLAWRPLAAMVTLRVRLVSTDGLLDRKRAAIAAHRSQMENLTGEPGWGVLPRAFLRHFFGRWEMFFVVRNGGGA; encoded by the coding sequence ATGAGGCGAGTGGTCGAGCGATTCGAGGCGTTCAAGTTCGGCCTGATGCGGGCGGTGCTGACGCTGCGCGGGCGGGACGCGACGCTGCGGGCCGCGGAGCGTTCGGCTGTAGTGATCGCGCCGCACCCGGACGACGAGACCTTGGGGTGCGGCGCGGTGATCATGCGGAAGGTCGGCGCCGGGAAGCGGGTGCGGGTGGTGATCGTGACGGATGGGCGGCGGTCGCATGATTCGAAGTCGGTGACGGCCGAGGAGTTGGTGGCGATGCGGCGGCGTGAGGCGATCGAGGCCTGCCGCGTGATGGGGGTGGGGGATGATGCGGTGGTGTTCATCGGGTGTCCGGACCAGGAGGTGGGAGCGCGGCGGGAGGAAACCACTCGGCGGCTGCGTGCGGTGATCGAGGCGGAGGCAGCGGCGGGAGGGGCGGAGGAGGTGTACTCGCCGAGCGGGATTGACCGCAACGCGGACCACCGCGACATCGCGGCGATCGTGCGAGACCTCGCGGCGGCGGGGCGCTTTGCGGGCGATCTGCTGGAGTACCCGGTGTGGTTCTGGACGTTTCGCACGTGGATGGGCCCGGGGCGAGTGGGTGTGGGTTCGGTGGTGCGGCTCGCGTGGCGGCCGCTGGCGGCGATGGTGACGCTGCGGGTGAGACTGGTGAGCACAGACGGGCTGCTTGACCGGAAGCGTGCGGCGATCGCGGCGCACCGATCGCAGATGGAGAACCTGACGGGGGAGCCGGGGTGGGGCGTGCTGCCGCGGGCGTTCCTGCGGCACTTCTTCGGGCGGTGGGAGATGTTCTTCGTGGTCCGGAACGGGGGTGGGGCGTGA
- a CDS encoding FkbM family methyltransferase — MPPIVPRLIARAKRMSWSVRTLTIRSGPAAGLRFRQPGSHIDFSSGRVEPAVQAQFQHLLRPGDVVYDIGSNYGFLAILAARCVGPGGKVIAFEPVPANAGHIRHNAAINAMPNIRVIQAAAASQPGHLDLILAHHPGGAVLSSAQAPPDASGRLRVETVTIDDLVANSQVPPPSLVKVDVEGAEFEVLAGMEQTLARHAPRLIVEFDAATEPEVQTKRDRFESWARERGYTTELLERSYEDSNWCVVHILATQSQ, encoded by the coding sequence ATGCCCCCAATCGTCCCACGCCTGATCGCCCGCGCCAAACGCATGTCCTGGTCGGTGCGCACACTGACCATCCGCTCCGGCCCCGCGGCGGGCCTGCGCTTCCGCCAGCCCGGCAGCCACATCGACTTCTCCTCCGGCCGCGTCGAGCCTGCCGTCCAGGCCCAGTTCCAGCATCTCCTGAGACCCGGCGACGTCGTCTACGACATCGGCTCCAACTACGGGTTCCTCGCGATCCTGGCGGCACGGTGCGTGGGCCCCGGCGGAAAAGTCATCGCCTTCGAGCCCGTCCCCGCCAACGCCGGGCACATCCGGCACAACGCCGCGATCAACGCGATGCCGAACATCCGCGTCATCCAGGCCGCCGCCGCTTCGCAGCCAGGACACCTGGACCTGATCCTCGCCCACCACCCCGGCGGAGCCGTCCTCTCTTCCGCCCAGGCCCCGCCGGATGCCTCCGGCCGCTTGCGGGTCGAGACGGTCACCATCGACGACCTCGTTGCAAACTCGCAGGTTCCCCCGCCTTCGCTCGTGAAAGTCGACGTCGAGGGCGCGGAGTTCGAGGTTCTCGCCGGGATGGAGCAGACCCTCGCCCGCCACGCCCCCAGGCTCATCGTCGAGTTCGACGCCGCCACCGAGCCCGAGGTTCAGACCAAGCGGGACCGCTTCGAATCCTGGGCCCGCGAGCGCGGCTACACGACCGAACTGCTGGAGCGCTCCTACGAGGACTCCAACTGGTGCGTCGTCCACATCCTCGCCACGCAATCGCAATGA
- the lhgO gene encoding L-2-hydroxyglutarate oxidase, whose protein sequence is MPPSTEQFDIAVIGGGIVGLATAMALSESASVIVLEAEAALATHQTGHNSGVIHSGLYYKPGSLKATLCAAGRDAMYEFCARHNVPHDRCGKIVVATDPSEIPRLDELERRGRANGLQDIRRLTPSQIRDLEPAGAGIDGLHVPITGIVDFPAAARAMAAVVCTRGGQVRTGAPLMHVHRTSGTGGGFVLDTPLGEIGARSLVNCAGLQCDRVAMLCGSDPGVRIVPFRGEYYDLKPHAVGLVKNLIYPVPDPRFPFLGVHFTRMIHGGVEAGPNAVLALARHGYGWQDVSLQDTARMLAFPGFWKMSMAQWRTGMMELRRSWSKRRFVADLRRLIPVLTTDDVVAARSGVRAQAVDANGKLLDDFHVVTGDRMVHVLNAPSPAATASIAIGRSIADTARKAFALPRIAEPSLI, encoded by the coding sequence ATGCCACCCAGCACCGAACAGTTCGACATCGCCGTCATCGGCGGCGGCATCGTCGGCCTCGCGACCGCCATGGCCCTGAGTGAGTCCGCCTCCGTGATCGTCCTCGAGGCCGAGGCCGCGCTCGCGACACACCAGACCGGGCACAACTCCGGCGTGATCCACTCCGGCCTCTACTACAAGCCGGGCTCGCTCAAGGCCACGCTCTGCGCCGCCGGGCGCGACGCCATGTACGAATTCTGCGCCCGCCACAACGTGCCGCACGACCGGTGCGGCAAGATCGTCGTCGCGACCGATCCATCGGAGATCCCGCGCCTCGACGAACTGGAGCGGCGCGGCCGGGCGAACGGGCTCCAAGACATCCGGCGGCTGACGCCCTCTCAGATCCGCGACCTCGAGCCCGCCGGCGCCGGGATCGACGGCCTCCACGTGCCCATTACCGGAATCGTCGACTTCCCCGCCGCGGCCCGCGCGATGGCGGCGGTGGTCTGCACCCGCGGCGGACAGGTCCGCACCGGCGCCCCGCTGATGCACGTCCACCGGACCTCCGGGACCGGCGGCGGCTTCGTGCTCGACACGCCCCTCGGCGAGATCGGCGCGCGGTCGCTCGTGAACTGCGCCGGGCTGCAGTGCGACCGCGTCGCCATGCTCTGCGGATCGGATCCCGGTGTGCGGATCGTGCCATTCCGAGGCGAGTACTACGACCTCAAGCCGCACGCCGTCGGCCTGGTCAAGAACCTGATCTACCCGGTCCCCGACCCGAGATTCCCGTTCCTGGGCGTGCACTTCACGCGGATGATCCACGGCGGAGTCGAGGCGGGGCCCAACGCCGTGCTCGCCCTGGCGCGGCACGGGTACGGCTGGCAGGACGTCTCGCTGCAGGACACGGCCCGCATGCTCGCGTTCCCCGGATTCTGGAAGATGTCGATGGCCCAGTGGCGCACGGGCATGATGGAGTTGCGGCGGTCCTGGTCCAAGCGCCGCTTCGTTGCCGACCTGAGGCGATTGATCCCGGTTCTGACCACCGACGACGTGGTCGCCGCGCGCTCGGGTGTGCGGGCCCAGGCAGTGGACGCAAACGGAAAGCTCCTTGACGATTTTCACGTGGTGACCGGTGATCGGATGGTGCACGTGCTCAACGCGCCTTCGCCGGCCGCCACGGCGTCGATCGCCATCGGCAGGTCGATCGCTGACACTGCTCGCAAGGCGTTCGCCCTCCCCAGGATCGCCGAACCGTCGCTGATCTGA